A region from the Azospirillaceae bacterium genome encodes:
- the selD gene encoding selenide, water dikinase SelD, translating into MSDTPLRLTDLAHGGGCGCKLAPAVLQQLLAGQPQAAPYANLLVGTETGDDAAVWQLDDRHCIIATTDFFMPVVDDPRDFGRIAATNALSDVYAMGGRPIFALAILGMPLGKLSTDVVREILAGGAAVCAEAGIPVAGGHSIDSVEPIYGLAVIGIAPPAAIRRNATARAGDVLILTKGLGVGVYSSAFKKQKLDAAGYTEMVASTTLLNAVGATLAQDPDVHAITDVTGFGLGGHGLEMARGAKLTLEVEWNRLPFLSQAHALAQGGFITGASHRNWASYGDEIRLPESFPDWQRALVTDPQTSGGLLVAVAPERAEEICRRIVAAGYPRATIIGRVTEGEPVLRVL; encoded by the coding sequence ATGTCCGACACCCCCCTGCGATTGACCGACCTGGCACATGGCGGCGGCTGTGGCTGCAAGCTGGCGCCGGCCGTGCTGCAACAGCTGCTGGCGGGCCAGCCGCAGGCGGCACCCTATGCCAACCTGCTGGTGGGGACGGAGACGGGTGACGATGCCGCAGTGTGGCAGCTGGATGACCGCCACTGCATCATCGCCACCACCGACTTCTTCATGCCGGTGGTGGACGACCCGCGCGACTTCGGCCGCATCGCCGCCACCAACGCCCTGTCCGACGTCTACGCCATGGGCGGCCGGCCCATCTTCGCGCTGGCCATCCTGGGGATGCCGCTGGGCAAGCTGTCGACCGATGTGGTGCGGGAGATCCTGGCCGGTGGCGCCGCGGTCTGTGCCGAGGCCGGCATCCCCGTGGCCGGCGGCCATTCCATCGACAGTGTGGAGCCGATCTACGGCCTGGCCGTCATCGGCATCGCCCCGCCGGCCGCCATCCGCCGCAACGCCACCGCCAGGGCCGGCGACGTCCTGATCCTGACCAAGGGCCTGGGCGTGGGCGTCTATTCCTCCGCCTTCAAGAAGCAGAAGCTGGACGCCGCCGGTTATACGGAGATGGTGGCCAGCACCACCCTGCTGAACGCCGTGGGCGCCACCCTGGCGCAGGATCCGGACGTGCACGCCATCACCGATGTCACCGGTTTCGGCCTGGGCGGCCACGGCCTGGAAATGGCGCGCGGCGCCAAGCTGACGCTCGAGGTGGAATGGAACCGCCTGCCTTTCCTGTCCCAGGCCCACGCCCTGGCCCAGGGCGGCTTCATCACCGGTGCCTCCCACCGCAACTGGGCCAGCTATGGTGATGAGATCCGCTTGCCCGAAAGCTTCCCCGACTGGCAGCGCGCCCTGGTGACCGACCCGCAAACCTCCGGCGGCCTGCTGGTGGCGGTGGCGCCGGAACGGGCGGAGGAAATTTGCCGGCGGATCGTGGCGGCGGGTTATCCCCGCGCCACCATCATCGGCCGGGTGACGGAAGGGGAGCCGGTGCTGCGGGTTCTTTGA